A stretch of the Desulfovibrio sp. X2 genome encodes the following:
- a CDS encoding lactate utilization protein — protein MVQQEIESLFTQKAEAVSAVVKKVKSMKEAYAYAVDICLKKEACQLLMSGCGEPVSDAAGELCGQKTAERVIAAPQLSGKALKELKTLADKAGIKLLTKDMRDHLAGIDIGFTLADYGLAETGTVVVDSSAEEVRLSTMVSEINVVVLPESKLRAGTYECEEELLDIVNKTPSYMAFITGPSRTADIERVLAIGVHGPLELHVLLLEAA, from the coding sequence GTGGTGCAACAAGAGATCGAATCCCTTTTCACCCAGAAGGCGGAGGCCGTCTCCGCCGTCGTGAAGAAGGTGAAGTCCATGAAGGAGGCCTACGCCTACGCCGTGGACATCTGCCTGAAGAAGGAAGCCTGCCAGCTGCTCATGTCCGGCTGCGGCGAGCCCGTGTCCGATGCGGCCGGTGAGCTCTGCGGGCAGAAGACCGCCGAGCGCGTCATCGCCGCGCCGCAGCTGTCCGGCAAGGCGCTCAAGGAGCTGAAGACCCTGGCCGACAAGGCCGGGATCAAGCTGCTCACCAAGGACATGCGCGACCACCTGGCGGGCATCGACATCGGCTTCACCCTGGCCGACTACGGCCTGGCCGAGACCGGCACCGTGGTGGTGGACTCCTCCGCCGAGGAGGTCCGCCTCTCGACGATGGTCAGCGAGATCAACGTCGTGGTCCTGCCCGAGTCCAAGCTCAGGGCCGGCACCTACGAGTGCGAGGAAGAGCTCCTGGACATCGTCAACAAGACCCCGAGCTACATGGCCTTCATCACCGGCCCGAGCCGCACCGCCGACATCGAGCGCGTGCTGGCCATCGGCGTGCACGGCCCCCTGGAGCTCCACGTTCTTCTTCTGGAGGCTGCCTGA
- a CDS encoding (Fe-S)-binding protein, with protein MADIKKLVSMLKELDDLLTGCMRCGMCQAQCPVFAQTGRETDVTRGKLALLSGLVEEMVKDPEAVNEKLQRCLLCGTCEANCPSGVKVTDIFLRARAILAGYLGLPPAQRLIFRKLLTNPKLMNNLLKFGASFQGLFTKDADAIIGTSCARFNAPVIADRHFKKLAAKPLGSLVPRMDTPPGKSGLRVAFFPGCVTDKIFPNVGLAVLKILEHHGVGVFMPANQACCGIPALSCGEPESFDKLVHQNLDLFAKAPWDYLLTPCATCTSTISHLWPKYYGDQLDQGRVRMVASKVMDVSQFLVDVLGVTALAGKPSNVAKAAYHDPCHLRNALGVTKQPRTIIEATAGYSVAELPGGPSCCGNGGSFNLKHYKLSETIGLKKAESIAATGAQVAATSCPACMMQIADMLSRSGHSIPVKHVMELYAESL; from the coding sequence ATGGCGGACATCAAGAAACTCGTGTCCATGCTCAAGGAGCTGGACGATCTCCTGACCGGCTGCATGCGCTGCGGCATGTGCCAGGCGCAGTGCCCGGTCTTCGCCCAGACGGGCCGCGAGACCGACGTCACGCGCGGCAAGCTGGCCCTGCTCTCCGGCCTGGTCGAGGAGATGGTCAAGGACCCCGAGGCGGTCAACGAGAAGCTGCAGCGCTGCCTGCTCTGCGGCACCTGCGAGGCCAACTGCCCCTCGGGCGTGAAGGTCACGGACATCTTCCTGCGCGCCCGCGCCATCCTGGCCGGCTACCTCGGCCTGCCCCCGGCGCAGCGCCTGATCTTCAGGAAGCTCCTGACCAACCCCAAGCTCATGAACAACCTGCTCAAGTTCGGAGCCTCCTTCCAGGGGCTGTTCACCAAGGACGCCGATGCGATCATCGGCACGTCCTGCGCGCGCTTCAACGCGCCGGTCATCGCGGATCGCCACTTCAAGAAGCTGGCGGCCAAGCCCCTCGGCTCCCTCGTGCCCCGCATGGACACGCCTCCGGGCAAGTCGGGCCTTCGCGTGGCCTTCTTCCCCGGCTGCGTCACGGACAAGATCTTCCCGAACGTGGGCCTTGCGGTCCTGAAGATCCTGGAGCACCACGGCGTCGGCGTCTTCATGCCCGCGAACCAGGCCTGCTGCGGCATCCCCGCGCTGTCCTGCGGCGAGCCGGAGTCCTTCGACAAGCTCGTGCACCAGAACCTGGACCTCTTCGCCAAGGCGCCCTGGGACTACCTGCTCACCCCCTGCGCCACCTGCACCTCGACCATCTCCCACCTCTGGCCCAAGTACTACGGCGACCAGCTCGACCAGGGCCGGGTGCGCATGGTGGCCTCCAAGGTCATGGACGTGAGCCAGTTCCTGGTCGACGTCCTGGGTGTCACGGCGCTTGCGGGCAAGCCCTCCAACGTGGCCAAGGCCGCCTACCACGACCCCTGCCACCTGCGGAACGCCCTCGGGGTTACCAAGCAGCCCCGCACGATAATCGAGGCCACCGCCGGATACTCCGTGGCGGAACTTCCCGGCGGCCCCTCCTGCTGCGGCAACGGCGGCAGCTTCAACCTCAAGCACTACAAGCTCTCCGAGACCATCGGCCTGAAGAAGGCGGAGAGCATCGCCGCGACGGGGGCCCAGGTCGCGGCGACGTCGTGTCCGGCCTGCATGATGCAGATCGCGGACATGCTTTCCAGAAGCGGGCACTCCATTCCCGTGAAACATGTTATGGAGCTATACGCCGAATCGCTCTAG
- a CDS encoding acetate kinase, with protein sequence MKILVLNSGSSSLKYQLLDMDSTTVLTTGLVERIGESIGAVRHKRFPGSPKEESFSYEMPIKDHAFGLTKVMDLIVAKDTGVLENISDVDAIGHRVVQGGDLFSQPMLVDDSVVEGIRKLIPLGPLHNPGHLAGIETARKLLPGVPNVVVFDTAFHQTMAPEAYRYAIPKEYYTELKIRRYGFHGTSHGYVAKQCAKLLGKPFSETSCITVHLGNGCSMDAVKNGKCIDTSMGLTPLGGLVMGTRCGDIDPAVIAFLASNKGLTAEEIDTILNKQSGLKGLCGYNDMRDIHARVSEGDADAELALKVFCRRVTQFIGQDLAVLGGCDAICFTAGIGENDAVVRQLACATLAPLGAVIDSDKNMHAPRGQAVEISAAGSPIKIFIIPTNEELEIATETLEVLRNQ encoded by the coding sequence ATGAAGATTCTCGTCCTCAACTCCGGAAGCTCGTCGCTCAAGTACCAGCTTCTGGACATGGACAGCACCACCGTCCTGACCACGGGCCTCGTCGAGCGCATCGGCGAGAGCATCGGCGCGGTGCGTCACAAGCGTTTCCCCGGCTCCCCCAAGGAGGAGTCCTTCTCCTACGAGATGCCCATCAAGGACCACGCCTTCGGCCTGACCAAGGTCATGGACCTCATCGTGGCCAAGGACACCGGCGTGCTCGAGAACATCTCGGACGTCGACGCCATCGGCCACCGCGTGGTGCAGGGCGGCGACCTCTTCAGCCAGCCCATGCTCGTGGACGACTCGGTCGTCGAGGGCATCCGGAAGCTCATCCCGCTGGGCCCGCTGCACAACCCCGGCCACCTGGCCGGCATCGAGACGGCGCGCAAGCTCCTGCCCGGCGTGCCCAACGTGGTCGTCTTCGACACCGCGTTCCACCAGACCATGGCTCCCGAGGCCTACCGCTACGCCATCCCCAAGGAATACTACACCGAGCTGAAGATCCGCCGCTACGGCTTCCACGGCACCTCGCACGGCTACGTGGCCAAGCAGTGCGCCAAGCTGCTCGGCAAGCCCTTCTCCGAGACCTCGTGCATCACCGTGCACCTGGGCAACGGCTGCTCCATGGACGCGGTCAAGAACGGCAAGTGCATCGACACGAGCATGGGCCTGACCCCGCTCGGCGGCCTGGTCATGGGCACGCGCTGCGGCGACATCGACCCGGCCGTGATCGCCTTCCTGGCCTCCAACAAGGGGCTGACCGCCGAGGAGATCGACACCATCCTGAACAAGCAGAGCGGCCTCAAGGGGCTTTGCGGCTACAACGACATGCGCGACATCCACGCGCGCGTGAGCGAGGGCGACGCGGACGCGGAGCTGGCGCTCAAGGTCTTCTGCCGCCGCGTGACCCAGTTCATCGGCCAGGACCTGGCGGTCCTGGGCGGCTGCGACGCCATCTGCTTCACGGCGGGCATCGGCGAGAACGACGCCGTGGTGCGCCAGCTCGCCTGCGCGACCCTGGCCCCCCTCGGCGCGGTCATCGACAGCGACAAGAACATGCACGCGCCGCGCGGCCAGGCCGTGGAGATCAGCGCCGCGGGCAGCCCGATCAAGATCTTCATCATCCCGACCAACGAGGAGCTCGAGATCGCCACCGAGACCCTCGAAGTGCTGCGTAACCAGTAA
- the pta gene encoding phosphate acetyltransferase codes for MAKNLYVINTEARSGKSAICLGLMQLLMRDIRRVGFFRPIISGSVEGKRDHDTNLILSQFYLNETYQDAYAYTLEQARDLINRGEHALLMENILAKYKALESRFDFILCEGTDFMGGDASFEFDINAEIAANLGAPVVLVANGQGKTAKQIIAQTQIVIDTFTDKNLDILATIVNRAEVQDKNEILTGLRCKYRVNEECLAYVIPEVASLGKPTMLDVQKWLNAEPLSGREHLDVQIDDYVVAAMHVDNFLEYVSKNCLVITPGDRADIILACFATRQSHSYPEVAGIVLTGGLRPPQTIQKLLEGWTGVPLPVLVAEGHTYKTTRTLTELYGRIDPEDQKKIATALGSFEEHVDTRELRDRLEAKRSTKVTPIMFEYSLIEKAKADKRHIVLPEGSSDRILQAADILLRRGIVDLTILGDVDKVVDRAGQMGLSLDTAQIIDPVNSAMYEEYWNTFLEMRKTKGVTPELARDTMADPTYFGTMMVQLGAADGMVSGSITTTAQTIRPALQIIKTKPGISLVSSVFLMCMPDRVLVFGDCAVNPNPTAPQLAEIAVASAETAVQFGVEPRVAMLSYSTGESGSGQDVDKVREAVALAKKMAPNMALEGPLQYDAAYDPEVARTKMPGNPVAGKATVFIFPDLNTGNNTYKAVQRAANAIAVGPVLQGLRKPVNDLSRGCTVPDIVNTVAITAIQAQFSNTKGA; via the coding sequence ATGGCCAAGAACCTCTATGTCATCAACACCGAGGCCCGCAGCGGCAAATCCGCCATCTGCCTGGGGCTCATGCAGCTGCTCATGCGCGACATCCGCCGCGTGGGCTTCTTTCGGCCGATCATCAGCGGCAGCGTCGAGGGCAAGCGTGACCACGACACGAACCTGATCCTCTCGCAGTTCTACCTGAACGAGACCTATCAGGACGCCTACGCCTACACCCTCGAGCAGGCCCGGGACCTCATCAACCGCGGCGAGCACGCCCTGCTCATGGAGAACATCCTGGCCAAGTACAAGGCCCTGGAGTCGCGCTTCGACTTCATCCTGTGCGAAGGCACGGACTTCATGGGCGGCGACGCCTCCTTCGAGTTCGACATCAATGCCGAAATCGCGGCCAACCTCGGCGCACCGGTGGTCCTCGTGGCCAACGGACAGGGCAAGACCGCGAAGCAGATCATCGCCCAGACGCAGATCGTGATCGACACCTTCACGGACAAGAACCTCGACATCCTGGCGACCATCGTCAACAGGGCCGAGGTCCAGGACAAGAACGAGATCCTCACCGGGCTGCGCTGCAAGTACCGGGTCAACGAGGAATGCCTGGCCTACGTCATCCCCGAGGTGGCGTCGCTCGGCAAGCCGACCATGCTCGACGTGCAGAAGTGGCTGAACGCCGAGCCCCTGTCCGGGCGCGAGCACCTGGACGTGCAGATCGACGACTACGTGGTCGCCGCCATGCACGTGGACAACTTCCTGGAGTACGTCTCCAAGAACTGTCTGGTCATCACCCCGGGTGACCGCGCGGACATCATCCTGGCCTGCTTCGCCACCCGCCAGTCCCACTCCTATCCGGAAGTGGCCGGCATCGTGCTCACCGGCGGACTCAGGCCCCCGCAGACCATCCAGAAGCTGCTCGAGGGCTGGACCGGCGTGCCCCTGCCCGTGCTCGTGGCCGAGGGCCACACCTACAAGACCACGCGCACGCTGACCGAGCTCTACGGCCGCATCGACCCCGAGGACCAGAAGAAGATCGCCACCGCGCTCGGCTCCTTCGAGGAGCACGTGGACACCCGCGAGCTTCGCGACCGCCTCGAGGCCAAGCGCTCCACCAAGGTCACCCCGATCATGTTCGAGTACAGCCTGATCGAGAAGGCCAAGGCGGACAAGCGCCACATCGTGCTGCCCGAGGGCTCCTCGGACCGCATCCTGCAGGCCGCCGACATCCTGCTGCGCCGCGGCATCGTGGACCTGACCATCCTCGGCGACGTGGACAAGGTCGTCGACCGCGCGGGCCAGATGGGGCTGAGCCTCGACACCGCCCAGATCATCGACCCGGTGAACTCCGCCATGTACGAGGAGTACTGGAACACCTTCCTCGAGATGCGCAAGACCAAGGGCGTGACGCCCGAGCTGGCCCGCGACACCATGGCCGACCCGACCTACTTCGGCACCATGATGGTCCAGCTGGGCGCGGCCGACGGCATGGTCTCGGGCTCCATCACCACCACGGCGCAGACCATCCGGCCCGCGCTCCAGATAATCAAGACCAAGCCCGGCATCTCGCTGGTCTCCTCGGTCTTCCTCATGTGCATGCCCGACCGCGTGCTGGTCTTCGGCGACTGCGCGGTCAACCCGAACCCCACGGCCCCGCAGCTGGCCGAGATCGCCGTGGCCTCCGCGGAGACGGCCGTGCAGTTCGGCGTGGAACCGCGCGTGGCCATGCTCTCCTACTCCACGGGCGAGTCCGGCTCGGGCCAGGACGTGGACAAGGTCCGCGAGGCCGTGGCCCTGGCCAAGAAGATGGCCCCGAACATGGCCCTCGAGGGGCCGCTGCAGTACGACGCGGCCTACGACCCGGAGGTCGCCCGCACCAAGATGCCGGGCAACCCGGTGGCCGGAAAGGCCACGGTGTTCATCTTCCCGGACCTGAACACCGGCAACAACACCTACAAGGCCGTGCAGCGCGCCGCCAACGCCATCGCCGTCGGCCCCGTCCTGCAGGGCCTGAGAAAGCCTGTGAACGACCTGAGCCGCGGCTGCACGGTGCCCGACATCGTGAACACCGTGGCCATCACCGCCATCCAGGCCCAGTTCAGCAATACCAAGGGAGCTTAA
- a CDS encoding FAD-binding oxidoreductase, translated as MTSKALVSEFEAVVGKDNVLTDATDLHAYSYDAAVLDKVEPALVVRPATSEALGKVVKLCNDNGIKLTVRGSGTNLSGGTIPHPGGVVCLTTALDKILELNVEDMYAVVQPGVITAKFAAQVAAKGLFYPPDPGSMAVSTLGGNVAENAGGLRGLKYGVTKDYVMGVDFFDVNGELVHSGSKTVKCVTGYNLAGLMVASEGTLGVFEKLILKLVPPAAAHKSMMAIFDDVMAASRTVSAIIASKIVPATLELMDNFTIRTVENFRKAGLPTEAAALLLIEVDGHPAQVEDEAAKVEAICKEHKASAVQVAKSEAERNAVWQARRDALPALARMRPTTVLEDATVPRSKIPAMMEALGKIAKKFELTIGTFGHAGDGNLHPTILTDKRDHNEWVRVEKAIDAIFDEALALGGTLSGEHGIGLAKAKFMKNEIGVAGIEYARRMKSVLDPKGILNPGKLLGPLLG; from the coding sequence ATGACGTCCAAGGCCCTCGTTAGCGAATTCGAAGCCGTCGTCGGCAAGGACAACGTCCTGACCGACGCCACCGATCTGCACGCCTACTCTTACGACGCCGCGGTCCTCGACAAGGTCGAGCCCGCCCTCGTCGTCCGGCCCGCCACCTCCGAAGCCCTCGGCAAGGTGGTCAAGCTGTGCAACGACAACGGAATCAAGCTCACCGTGCGCGGTTCCGGCACCAACCTCTCGGGCGGCACCATCCCGCATCCCGGCGGCGTGGTCTGCCTGACCACCGCCCTGGACAAGATCCTCGAGCTGAACGTCGAGGACATGTACGCCGTGGTCCAGCCCGGCGTGATCACCGCCAAGTTCGCGGCCCAGGTCGCGGCCAAGGGCCTGTTCTACCCGCCCGATCCGGGCTCCATGGCCGTCTCCACGCTCGGCGGCAACGTGGCCGAGAACGCCGGCGGCCTTCGCGGCCTCAAGTACGGCGTGACCAAGGACTACGTCATGGGCGTCGACTTCTTCGACGTGAACGGCGAGCTGGTCCACTCCGGCTCCAAGACCGTGAAGTGCGTCACCGGCTACAACCTCGCCGGGCTCATGGTCGCCTCCGAGGGCACGCTCGGCGTGTTCGAGAAGCTCATCCTGAAGCTCGTGCCGCCCGCCGCGGCGCACAAGTCCATGATGGCCATCTTCGACGACGTCATGGCCGCCTCGCGCACCGTGTCCGCGATCATCGCCTCCAAGATCGTGCCCGCCACCCTCGAGCTCATGGACAACTTCACCATCCGCACCGTGGAGAACTTCCGCAAGGCCGGTCTGCCGACAGAAGCCGCGGCCCTCCTGCTCATCGAGGTGGACGGCCACCCGGCCCAGGTCGAGGACGAGGCCGCCAAGGTCGAGGCCATCTGCAAGGAGCACAAGGCCAGCGCCGTGCAGGTCGCCAAGAGCGAGGCCGAGCGCAACGCCGTGTGGCAGGCCCGCCGCGACGCGCTGCCCGCCCTGGCCCGCATGCGCCCGACCACCGTGCTCGAGGACGCCACCGTGCCCCGGTCCAAGATCCCGGCCATGATGGAGGCCCTGGGCAAGATCGCCAAGAAGTTCGAGCTGACCATCGGCACCTTCGGCCACGCGGGCGACGGCAACCTCCACCCGACCATCCTCACGGACAAGCGCGACCACAACGAGTGGGTGCGCGTGGAGAAGGCCATCGACGCCATCTTCGACGAGGCGCTGGCGCTGGGCGGCACGCTCTCGGGCGAGCACGGCATCGGTCTGGCCAAGGCCAAGTTCATGAAGAACGAGATCGGCGTCGCGGGCATCGAATACGCCCGCCGCATGAAGAGCGTGCTCGATCCCAAGGGCATCCTCAACCCCGGCAAGCTGCTCGGCCCCCTGCTCGGCTAG